A stretch of Fusarium poae strain DAOMC 252244 chromosome 2, whole genome shotgun sequence DNA encodes these proteins:
- a CDS encoding hypothetical protein (TransMembrane:1 (o510-527i)), translated as MTELVGNWLHFSPQPLKRKRAEVVCFYCHSKKIKCDLQSRTSQGQAKCSNCDNQDQDCHLRPSRRGKQRPRASTQAECGTESDTIVAAGDDAGENDPEPPNPTEIDFDDNVIDPGIGDTPAHLHTTPIQVAFNIPSAEHAPDITIDHLTKSSTSPTEGAGRSHAGDVDTGFLQIYGPENQLEAEQQELVANLELRNPASDPRQQELQQSFSETYFEYCYPWCPVLDHDTLDSELARSPILANALALAASHIQPPLIPHQGPAAYYEKARMMFYMDEEPDILTSLKAVSLFYWWAPRSPSTAHRHASWWWTSVIIRHAQQMNIHREPKQDGAASSALHLSLRRRLWWTVFARERLTSLCQSKPCIICPEDMTIQEVQPSDFPSNPASQKKGRIFMYWVRLCAIMGKVSKALSKSVDSSSEAPTFPTELRQELVSWVQSLPPDLQLPIGSSRTEGFDRDVHQLHLPYLTTIIVMHLQRTTPDLPQALPPAILAASCIARILRDILSRGNARFLMAITCWYCGTAFIALLQASRIKQFSQEAKDGLDILDQAVGQLQQMWASANVIRQGFERLRALPRSMMHAGKGRVTASNGGPSNDFDWKLLFPFVTRSTSLIADCLLADDEFGTTATALPSPENAVFHEDLLNRYHDLLEPFVDYNFDFSNINLHIL; from the exons ATGACAGAACTCGTCGGCAATTGGCTCCACTTCAGTCCTCAACCGCTTAAACGAAAGCGCGCCGAAGTTGTTTGTTTCTATTGCCATTCAAAGAAGATCAAGTGTGATTTGCAG AGCCGGACGTCGCAAGGGCAAGCGAAATGCTCCAACTGCGATAACCAAGATCAAGATTGTCATCTTCGGCCGTCGAGAAGGGGCAAACAGCGCCCGAGAGCGTCTACACAGGCTGAGTGTGGAACTGAAAGCGACACTATTGTCGCCGCAG GCGACGATGCGGGAGAGAATGACCCAGAGCCACCCAATCCGACAGAAATCGATTTTGATGATAACGTAATTGACCCAGGCATAGGTGATACGCCAGCACATCTGCATACGACACCAATTCAGGTCGCGTTCAACATACCATCGGCTGAGCATGCACCAGATATTACGATTGACCATCTGACCAAGTCAAGTacatcgccgacagaaggtgCTGGCCGCAGTCATGCAGGAGACGTTGATACAGGATTCCTTCAGATCTACGGACCGGAGAATCAACTCGAAGCAGAACAGCAAGAACTTGTCGCGAATCTCGAGCTTCGCAATCCAGCATCAGATCCTCGACAACAAGAGCTGCAACAGAGCTTTTCAGAAACATATTTCGAGTACTGCTATCCATGGTGTCCTGTACTCGACCATGACACGCTCGACTCTGAACTTGCGCGGTCACCCATACTTGCGAATGCACTTGCGCTCGCCGCGAGCCACATTCAACCACCGTTGATACCCCACCAAGGGCCAGCCGCTTACTACGAAAAAGCGAGGATGATGTTTTATATGGATGAAGAGCCGGATATACTTACATCTCTCAAGGCTGTCTCTTTGTTCTACTGGTGGGCACCTCGGTCACCTTCGACAGCACATCGACATGCAAGCTGGTGGTGGACCTCTGTCATAATACGGCATGCACAGCAGATGAACATCCACCGTGAGCCGAAACAAGATGGCGCGGCTTCGAGTGCGCTTCACCTGAGTTTGCGGCGACGATTATGGTGGACTGTCTTT GCACGAGAGCGATTGACGTCGCTTTGCCAAAGCAAACCCTGCATCATTTGCCCCGAGGATATGACGATACAAGAAGTGCAACCGTCAGATTTCCCAAGCAATCCAGCATCACAGAAAAAAGGTCGGATATTCATGTACTGGGTCCGTCTTTGCGCTATAATGGGTAAAGTGTCCAAGGCACTATCAAAGTCAGTAGACTCGTCCTCGGAGGCACCAACATTCCCCACTGAGCTTAGACAAGAGCTTGTCTCGTGGGTTCAGTCTTTACCGCCAGACCTTCAACTACCAATAGGCTCAAGTCGAACGGAAGGATTCGATCGAGATGTTCATCAATTGCATCTCCCGTACTTGACAACAATCATTGTGATGCACTTACAGAGAACAACACCAGACTTACCGCAAGCTTTACCGCCCGCTATCTTGGCTGCTTCATGCATCGCAAGAATTCTGAGAGATATATTGTCACGTGGCAACGCTCGTTTTCTCATGGCAATTACTTGCTGGTACTGCGGTACTGCCTTCATCGCGTTACTACAAGCAAGTCGAATCAAGCAGTTTTcccaagaagcaaaagaCGGATTAGACATTCTGGACCAAGCAGTCGGACAGCTTCAGCAAATGTGGGCTTCTGCTAATGTAATCAGACAAGGCTTTGAACGATTGCGCGCTCTACCTCGGAGTATGATGCATGCTGGCAAGGGTAGAGTGACGGCTTCCAATGGCGGGCCATCGAATGACTTTGACTGGAAGCTTTTGTTTCCGTTTGTTACTAGATCTACAAGTCTTATTGCGGATTGTCTGCTTGCTGATGATGAGTTTGGGACAACGGCGACGGCGCTACCGTCACCGGAGAATGCTGTTTTTCATGAAGATCTGCTCAATCGATATCATGATTTACTTGAGCCGTTTGTTGATTATAATTTTGACTTTTCAAACATTAATCTTCATAtcctatag